A part of Candida albicans SC5314 chromosome 2, complete sequence genomic DNA contains:
- a CDS encoding uncharacterized protein (Protein with a metallo-dependent phosphatase domain; ketoconazole-induced; upregulation correlates with clinical development of fluconazole resistance) produces MLQSINGLRILTLSDIQGNFDILTKLYNQHQPIDLIIHTGNFGFWDINTIQEYNELNYLKQIVAFSEVLKPDLVEELNNSSKILSTNGSGSGSGNGGNGNSTNPDELALFKSELLSSKESISQFQQYVDGEKVLPCPVYTIFGPLDDPKIIDKIQTKQVTIPNLFLLDHKNNYEIKTANGTPNIKLYGLGGTLKIHSLFDNGNLNYSGVCGKIGELWISLLQIAELYINVTNSKALTTSTTKNATINIFISHVPVVKAPLLEHLAIITHADFTISQGLHFRYPVMGNGMSFVDSMGGSSGYVENYRSKFSRLRMILGELWLVIKDELIELVNSDRNESLKNLIELGLSLFDKIPVSITDSSEKIVPLSLYSDDNSELNKKLLKRINDYYFQAYYNLWHFNLCDYNNSDSGNYNIMIFKLDNLGNFNLDYCSSQGFNFNFKTAQENTINDDVNDTKEEESVRPPHKSTNYRGSGSKERGGRGGSRGTRGSRGGRGSYRGRRGNGNRSSR; encoded by the coding sequence ATGcttcaatcaattaacGGATTGAGAATATTAACATTATCTGATATTCAAGGGAATTTCGACATTTTAACCAAATTATACAACCAGCACCAACCAATAGACTTGATCATACATACAGGTAACTTTGGATTTTGGGATATAAATACCATTCAAGAATATAATGAGTTGAATTATCTTAAACAAATAGTTGCATTTCTGGAAGTATTGAAACCTGATTTAGTAGAAgaattaaacaattcaagTAAGATTTTGTCAACAAATGGTAGTGGCAGTGGCAGTGGCAATGGCGGGAATGGAAATTCTACAAATCCTGATGAATTAGCATTGTTCAAATCTGAACTTTTGTCATCAAAAGAAAGTATCAGTCAATTTCAACAGTATGTTGATGGAGAAAAAGTTTTACCTTGTCCAGTATATACTATTTTCGGTCCATTAGATGACCCCAAGATCATTGATAAGatacaaacaaaacaagtGACTATTcctaatttatttttactCGATcacaaaaacaattatgaaatcaaaacagCAAATGGAACTCCAAATATCAAGTTATATGGTTTAGGTGGTACTTTAAAAATACATAGTCTATTTGATAATGGGAACTTGAATTATCTGGGAGTTTGTGGGAAAATTGGAGAACTTTGGATTTCATTGTTACAAATAGCTGAATTATATATCAATGTTACAAACTCAAAGGCATTAACAACCAGTACCACAAAGAATGCAACAATTAACATTTTCATCAGTCATGTACCAGTTGTTAAAGCACCACTTTTGGAGCATTTGGCAATCATCACACATGCAGATTTCACCATCAGTCAAGGCTTACATTTCCGATATCCGGTGATGGGCAATGGTATGAGTTTTGTTGATAGTATGGGTGGATCATCGGGATATGTTGAAAATTATCGGTCTAAATTTTCCAGACTTCGAATGATACTAGGGGAATTGTGGTTGGTAATAAAAGATGAGTTGATTGAGCTTGTAAACAGTGATAGGAATGaaagtttgaaaaatttgattgagTTGGGATTAAGCttgtttgataaaattCCTGTTTCTATCACTGATTCACTGGAGAAAATTGTTCCATTGAGTTTATACTCTGATGATAACTcagaattgaataaaaaattgttgaagcGAATCAATGATTACTATTTCCAAGCATATTATAATCTATGGCATTTCAATTTATGCGATTACAATAATTCCGACTCTGGGAACTATAATATTATGATTTTTAAATTGGATAATTTAGgtaattttaatttagaTTATTGTTCCAGCCAaggattcaattttaatttcaagACGGCTCAAGAGAATACTATCAACGATGATGTTAACGATACCAAAGAGGAAGAATCAGTGCGGCCACCTCATAAATCTACTAATTATCGCGGTAGTGGTAGTAAAGAACGAGGTGGCCGTGGAGGATCAAGAGGTACAAGAGGTCTGAGAGGAGGTAGAGGTTCCTATCGTGGTCGACGAGGAAATGGAAACAGATCCTCACGTTAG
- a CDS encoding uncharacterized protein (Ortholog of C. parapsilosis CDC317 : CPAR2_806510, Candida tenuis NRRL Y-1498 : CANTEDRAFT_109089, Debaryomyces hansenii CBS767 : DEHA2B13508g and Pichia stipitis Pignal : PICST_59544), with product MAAGHIARYIRHAPAIKPHVPAYVKWSSKLLGATMWFWIMLRIKEDGPVMFGLKLPFEHH from the coding sequence ATGGCTGCTGGACACATTGCAAGATATATTCGTCATGCTCCAGCTATAAAACCACACGTTCCAGCTTATGTGAAATGGAGTTCCAAACTTTTAGGTGCTACTATGTGGTTTTGGATTATGTTGAGAATTAAAGAAGATGGGCCAGTTATGTTTGGTCTCAAATTACCATTTGAACATCATTAG